A stretch of Dietzia lutea DNA encodes these proteins:
- a CDS encoding DUF3017 domain-containing protein: MTHPAPDRSRHRATDARPRRTRPARLTWAQVRAQWPLALVLAGVVVALGFVVLERWRRGAFLLGLVALAAATLRAVVPDERARLLGVRGKGFDVAFYVGIGAVIVWLATSVDSLGTG, translated from the coding sequence GTGACCCATCCCGCTCCCGACCGTTCCCGGCACCGGGCCACCGACGCCCGGCCCCGCCGGACGCGCCCCGCCCGCTTGACGTGGGCGCAGGTGCGTGCGCAGTGGCCGCTCGCGCTCGTATTGGCCGGGGTTGTGGTGGCGTTGGGCTTCGTCGTCCTCGAACGTTGGCGGAGGGGCGCGTTTCTGCTGGGGTTGGTCGCGCTGGCGGCGGCGACCCTGCGGGCGGTGGTCCCGGACGAGCGGGCGCGGCTGCTCGGGGTGCGCGGCAAGGGGTTCGACGTGGCGTTCTACGTCGGGATCGGGGCCGTCATCGTGTGGCTGGCCACGTCCGTCGACTCGCTCGGGACCGGCTGA
- the metX gene encoding homoserine O-acetyltransferase MetX — MVSSSDPLALLPPGDGTLGHVAIGDITLVTGVVLPGVTLAVQRWGRVAEDRSNVVLVEHALTGDSHVVGPVDSLHPTPGWWNGLVGPGLPLDTDRYCVLSVNVLGGCRGSTGPSSLHPDGHYWGARFPAVSVRDMVESERVLADLLGIERWAAVIGGSMGGARTLEWMVSHPDRVRAACVLAVGARASADQIGIQTAQIMAVTSDPHWQQGGYHGTGRTPVTGLGIARRIAHLSYRGEVELDERFANRPQPGEDPRGEDLSMSGRFAVQSYLDHQAGKLVSRFDACTYVLLTDALNRHDVGLDRGGVEEALRSCPVPCVIGGVTTDRLYPLRQQEELAALLPGADPLVVIDSPAGHDGFLTEADVVGPMLERTLELAEQGTSEKTRGHA; from the coding sequence ATGGTCAGCTCCTCCGATCCGCTCGCGCTGTTGCCCCCGGGCGACGGCACCCTCGGCCACGTCGCCATCGGCGACATCACCCTGGTCACGGGTGTCGTCCTCCCGGGGGTGACGCTCGCCGTCCAGCGGTGGGGGCGGGTCGCGGAGGACCGGTCGAACGTCGTGCTGGTCGAGCACGCGCTCACCGGTGACTCGCACGTCGTGGGGCCGGTCGACTCCCTGCATCCCACCCCGGGCTGGTGGAACGGGCTCGTGGGGCCCGGTCTGCCACTGGACACCGATCGCTACTGCGTGCTGTCGGTCAACGTCCTGGGTGGCTGCCGGGGCTCGACCGGTCCCAGTTCGCTGCATCCCGACGGCCACTACTGGGGAGCCCGGTTCCCCGCCGTCTCGGTGCGGGACATGGTCGAGTCCGAGCGTGTTCTGGCCGACCTCCTGGGCATCGAGCGCTGGGCCGCCGTGATCGGCGGGTCCATGGGCGGGGCCCGCACCCTGGAGTGGATGGTCTCCCACCCCGACCGCGTCCGCGCGGCGTGCGTCCTGGCGGTCGGAGCCCGGGCGTCGGCGGACCAGATCGGTATCCAGACCGCGCAGATCATGGCCGTCACCTCGGACCCGCACTGGCAGCAGGGCGGATACCACGGCACCGGCCGCACCCCCGTGACAGGGCTGGGCATCGCCCGCCGCATCGCCCACCTGTCCTACCGGGGTGAGGTCGAACTGGACGAGCGCTTCGCCAACCGTCCGCAACCGGGCGAGGATCCCCGCGGCGAGGACCTGTCCATGTCGGGGCGGTTCGCGGTGCAGTCGTACCTCGATCATCAGGCCGGCAAACTCGTCTCCCGCTTCGACGCCTGCACCTATGTCCTCCTCACCGACGCGCTGAACCGCCACGACGTGGGCCTCGACCGCGGTGGCGTCGAGGAGGCCCTGCGGTCGTGCCCGGTACCGTGCGTCATCGGCGGCGTCACCACCGACCGGCTCTATCCGCTGCGTCAGCAGGAGGAGCTCGCCGCGCTCCTTCCCGGGGCGGACCCGCTCGTCGTGATCGACAGTCCCGCCGGGCACGACGGGTTCCTCACCGAGGCGGACGTGGTCGGCCCGATGCTCGAACGCACCCTGGAACTCGCCGAGCAGGGGACCTCCGAGAAGACGCGGGGGCACGCGTGA
- a CDS encoding O-acetylhomoserine aminocarboxypropyltransferase/cysteine synthase family protein yields the protein MTYDNSNPDWAFETRQIHAGQPVDSDTGARNLPIYQTTSYVFADAKQAADRFALAEMGPIYTRITNPTVAAVEDRIASLEGGVAGLLFASGQAAETAVIQAIAQSGGHVVSSPRLYGGTDTLLRHTLPKYGIETTFVENPDDPASWQAAVRPNTKLFFAESISNPLNDILDIPSIAEVAHDNQVPLVIDNTVATPYLIRPLELGADVVVASATKYLGGHGSSLGGVLVDGGKFDWRVQRNGEDVFPSFTTPDPAYHGLVYADLGAPALALKARVTLLRDTGAAASPFNAWTLAQGIDTLSLRIERHVSNAQRIAEWLEAREDVAKVQYAGLASSPYNGLQKKISPRGAGAIVTFDIAVPDDASDEDVKQRAWKFIDALQLHSCLVNIGDVRSLVSHPATTTHSQGTPEANAIAGVTWATIRLSVGIESVEDLIADLELGFAAIS from the coding sequence ATGACCTACGACAACAGCAACCCCGACTGGGCGTTCGAGACCCGTCAGATCCACGCCGGGCAGCCCGTCGACTCCGACACCGGCGCCCGGAACCTGCCGATCTACCAGACGACCTCGTACGTCTTCGCGGATGCCAAGCAGGCGGCCGATCGGTTCGCCCTCGCGGAGATGGGCCCCATCTACACCCGTATCACCAACCCGACGGTGGCGGCGGTCGAGGACCGCATCGCCTCGCTCGAGGGCGGCGTCGCGGGTCTGCTGTTCGCGTCCGGTCAGGCGGCCGAGACGGCCGTCATCCAGGCCATCGCCCAGTCCGGTGGACACGTGGTGTCCTCGCCGCGCCTCTACGGCGGCACGGACACCCTGCTGCGGCACACCCTGCCCAAGTACGGCATCGAGACCACGTTCGTCGAGAACCCCGATGACCCCGCCTCGTGGCAGGCGGCGGTGCGCCCCAACACCAAGCTGTTCTTCGCGGAGTCCATATCCAACCCGCTCAACGACATCCTCGACATCCCGTCGATCGCCGAGGTCGCGCACGACAACCAGGTGCCGCTGGTCATCGACAACACGGTGGCGACCCCCTACCTGATCCGTCCCCTCGAGCTGGGCGCCGACGTCGTGGTGGCCTCGGCGACCAAGTACCTCGGTGGCCATGGCTCGTCCCTGGGCGGAGTTCTGGTGGACGGCGGCAAGTTCGACTGGCGCGTACAGCGCAACGGTGAGGACGTCTTCCCGTCCTTCACGACCCCCGACCCGGCCTACCACGGCCTGGTCTACGCCGACCTCGGCGCGCCCGCTCTCGCGCTCAAGGCCCGCGTCACCCTTCTGCGGGACACCGGTGCGGCCGCGTCCCCGTTCAACGCGTGGACCCTGGCGCAGGGCATCGACACCCTGAGCCTGCGCATCGAGCGCCACGTGTCCAACGCTCAGCGCATCGCCGAGTGGCTCGAGGCCCGCGAGGACGTCGCCAAGGTGCAGTACGCGGGTCTGGCGTCGTCGCCGTACAACGGGCTGCAGAAGAAGATCTCCCCCAGGGGTGCCGGCGCGATCGTGACGTTCGACATCGCCGTCCCCGACGACGCGTCGGACGAGGACGTCAAGCAGCGGGCGTGGAAGTTCATCGACGCCCTCCAGCTGCACTCGTGCCTGGTGAACATCGGTGACGTGCGGTCGCTGGTGTCCCACCCCGCCACGACCACCCACTCGCAGGGCACACCCGAGGCCAACGCGATCGCGGGCGTCACGTGGGCGACCATCCGCCTCTCGGTGGGCATCGAGTCCGTCGAGGACCTCATCGCCGACCTCGAGCTCGGTTTCGCCGCGATCTCCTGA
- a CDS encoding NADP-dependent isocitrate dehydrogenase encodes MSKIKVEGTVVELDGDEMTRIIWKFIKDELIHPYLDVDLEYYDLGIESRDATDDQITVDAANAIKKHGVGVKCATITPDEARMEEFGLKRMYRSPNGTIRNILGGTIFRAPIIISNVPRLVPGWTKPIVVGRHAFGDQYRATDFKAPGAGKVTITFTPADGSEPIEHEVVDLPEEGGVVMGMYNFNKSIEDFARASFNYGLDRDYPVYLSTKNTILKAYDGAFKDIFQDVFDREFKDKFEEAGLAYEHRLIDDMVASSLKWEGGYVWACKNYDGDVQSDTVAQGFGSLGLMTSVLLTPDGKTCEAEAAHGTVTRHFRRHQQGEPTSTNPIASIFAWTRGLEHRGKLDNTPEVIEFAHQLEDVVINTVEGGQMTKDLALLVGDDQEYLNTEDFLAALDENLKRTRAGS; translated from the coding sequence ATGTCGAAGATCAAGGTCGAGGGGACGGTCGTCGAACTCGACGGCGACGAGATGACGCGCATCATCTGGAAGTTCATCAAAGACGAACTGATCCATCCCTACCTGGACGTGGACCTCGAGTACTACGACCTCGGAATCGAGAGTCGTGACGCCACCGACGACCAGATCACCGTCGACGCGGCAAACGCGATCAAGAAGCACGGCGTCGGCGTCAAGTGCGCGACCATCACGCCTGACGAGGCCCGCATGGAGGAGTTCGGGCTCAAGCGCATGTACCGCTCGCCGAACGGCACGATCCGCAACATCCTCGGCGGGACCATCTTCCGGGCCCCGATCATCATCTCCAACGTCCCCCGTCTCGTGCCGGGCTGGACCAAACCGATCGTCGTCGGCCGTCACGCCTTCGGTGACCAGTACCGCGCCACCGACTTCAAGGCCCCGGGGGCGGGCAAGGTCACCATCACCTTCACGCCGGCCGACGGGTCCGAGCCGATCGAGCACGAGGTGGTGGACCTGCCCGAGGAGGGCGGCGTGGTGATGGGTATGTACAACTTCAACAAGTCCATCGAGGACTTCGCGCGCGCCTCGTTCAACTACGGTCTCGACCGCGACTATCCGGTGTACCTGTCCACCAAGAACACCATCCTCAAGGCCTACGACGGCGCCTTCAAGGACATCTTCCAGGACGTCTTCGACCGCGAGTTCAAGGACAAGTTCGAGGAGGCGGGCCTGGCCTACGAGCACCGGCTCATCGACGACATGGTGGCGTCCTCGCTGAAGTGGGAGGGCGGATACGTGTGGGCGTGTAAGAACTACGACGGCGACGTGCAGTCCGACACCGTGGCACAGGGCTTCGGCTCACTCGGCCTGATGACCTCGGTCCTGCTCACCCCGGACGGGAAGACCTGCGAGGCCGAGGCCGCCCACGGCACCGTGACCCGCCACTTCCGCCGGCATCAGCAGGGCGAGCCGACCTCCACCAATCCGATCGCCTCGATCTTCGCGTGGACCCGCGGCCTCGAGCACCGCGGCAAGCTCGACAACACCCCCGAGGTGATCGAGTTCGCCCACCAGCTCGAAGACGTCGTCATCAACACGGTCGAGGGCGGTCAGATGACCAAGGACCTCGCCCTGCTCGTCGGCGACGACCAGGAATACCTCAACACCGAGGACTTCCTCGCCGCGCTGGACGAGAACCTCAAGCGCACCCGCGCCGGGTCCTGA
- a CDS encoding bile acid:sodium symporter family protein, with protein sequence MDQSPLIDIGLPIALAIIMVGIGLSLTREDFAVQARSPWATIVGLVGQLVLVPLMGVGVALLFDLTPMLALGVVLVAATPGGATSNLITYLARGNVALSVILTAITSVAVILTLPLWFDLGVRFIPGAADSEVSVPLGQTFGLLLGVILIPVAIGMALRAKAPSLAARIERFVGVVGLVVLVALIVGIVLGERDRIVDLVATVGPAVIVLNIAFIVLGGLLAWVCRLGRAEQIAVAVEFGIKNTTLTMLIAFTVIGDEEVGLAAAVYSIVMYVTSFLVVYGGRRLMRTAP encoded by the coding sequence GTGGACCAGAGCCCCCTGATCGACATCGGTCTGCCGATCGCCCTGGCCATCATCATGGTCGGCATCGGACTGAGCCTGACGCGGGAGGACTTCGCGGTCCAGGCCCGGTCGCCGTGGGCCACGATCGTCGGACTGGTCGGCCAACTCGTTCTGGTGCCGCTGATGGGCGTCGGGGTCGCACTCCTCTTCGACCTCACGCCGATGCTCGCGCTCGGGGTGGTGCTGGTGGCGGCGACACCCGGCGGGGCGACGTCCAACCTCATCACCTACCTGGCCCGCGGGAACGTCGCGCTGTCGGTCATCCTCACCGCGATCACGTCCGTGGCGGTCATCCTCACCCTGCCGCTGTGGTTCGACCTCGGCGTCCGGTTCATCCCGGGCGCCGCGGACTCGGAGGTGAGCGTCCCGCTGGGTCAGACCTTCGGGTTGCTGCTGGGCGTCATCCTCATCCCGGTGGCGATCGGCATGGCGCTGCGGGCGAAGGCACCGTCGCTGGCCGCGCGCATCGAGCGGTTCGTCGGGGTGGTGGGGCTCGTCGTACTGGTGGCGCTGATCGTGGGCATCGTGCTGGGGGAACGGGACCGGATCGTCGACCTGGTCGCCACAGTGGGCCCGGCGGTGATCGTCCTCAACATCGCGTTCATCGTCCTCGGCGGGCTCCTCGCCTGGGTGTGTCGACTGGGCCGCGCCGAGCAGATCGCCGTCGCGGTGGAGTTCGGCATCAAGAACACGACCCTGACGATGCTCATCGCCTTCACGGTGATCGGTGATGAGGAGGTCGGTCTCGCCGCCGCCGTCTACAGCATCGTCATGTACGTCACCTCGTTCCTCGTGGTCTACGGCGGGCGGCGCCTCATGCGTACCGCCCCCTGA
- a CDS encoding MFS transporter, translating to MTTRPDPAADTAAQPGAAVPASATAAPAPTARRVALAILALALGGFGIGVTEFAAMGLLRSIADGFGLTEPQAGNVITAYALGVVVGAPLLTVWTSRWHRRTLLLVLMALFTVGNVAAAFAPTAQLLVVARFVAGIPHGAYFGVASLVAASLAGPGRQARAVSQVLLGLSVANVIGVPAATWLGESIGWQSAFFAVGVIGALTVAAILVVVPEPTGTVVVRAREELAALARPQILATLAVGCVGFGGMFAIYTYIQWTMVDVAGIDRAWMPAVLAVYGLGMVAGNIVGGIVADRDLDRGLVGIAAVMTVVLAGFSLAAHHPVTAVIGLFLVGTTGSALVPGLQSRLMRHAGRGQTLAAALNHSALNAANALGAWLGGVVIAFGWGYTSPALAGAALAALGLAILVVAVRAARGGGAGEAD from the coding sequence GTGACCACGCGCCCCGACCCCGCCGCCGACACCGCCGCCCAGCCCGGCGCCGCAGTTCCCGCGTCTGCCACCGCGGCGCCCGCGCCCACCGCCCGGCGGGTGGCGCTGGCGATCCTCGCGCTCGCGCTGGGCGGGTTCGGCATCGGCGTCACCGAGTTCGCCGCGATGGGTCTGCTGCGCTCGATCGCGGACGGGTTCGGGCTCACCGAGCCACAGGCCGGCAACGTCATCACCGCCTACGCGCTCGGCGTGGTGGTGGGTGCGCCGCTGCTCACCGTGTGGACGTCGCGGTGGCACCGTCGCACCCTGTTGTTGGTGCTCATGGCCCTGTTCACCGTCGGCAACGTGGCGGCGGCCTTCGCGCCGACCGCCCAACTGCTGGTGGTCGCCCGCTTCGTCGCAGGCATCCCGCACGGCGCGTACTTCGGGGTCGCCTCGCTGGTCGCGGCGTCCCTCGCGGGCCCGGGTAGACAGGCGCGGGCCGTGTCCCAGGTGCTGCTGGGCCTGTCGGTCGCGAACGTGATCGGTGTCCCGGCCGCGACCTGGCTCGGGGAGTCGATCGGGTGGCAGTCGGCCTTCTTCGCGGTCGGGGTGATCGGCGCACTGACCGTGGCGGCCATCCTCGTCGTCGTCCCCGAACCCACCGGCACGGTGGTCGTGCGCGCCCGCGAGGAGCTGGCCGCCCTGGCGCGGCCACAGATCCTCGCCACGCTCGCCGTGGGCTGCGTGGGCTTCGGCGGGATGTTCGCGATCTACACCTACATCCAGTGGACGATGGTCGACGTCGCCGGGATCGACCGTGCGTGGATGCCCGCCGTCCTGGCCGTGTACGGGCTCGGCATGGTGGCCGGGAACATCGTCGGCGGGATCGTCGCCGACCGTGACCTCGACCGCGGCCTGGTCGGCATCGCCGCCGTGATGACCGTGGTGTTGGCCGGGTTCTCACTCGCCGCGCACCACCCGGTGACCGCGGTGATCGGTCTGTTCCTCGTGGGCACCACGGGCTCGGCGCTCGTGCCCGGGCTGCAGTCGCGGCTCATGCGGCACGCCGGTCGCGGGCAGACCCTGGCCGCCGCGCTCAACCACTCGGCGCTCAACGCCGCCAACGCGCTCGGCGCCTGGCTCGGCGGCGTCGTGATCGCGTTCGGGTGGGGCTACACCTCGCCCGCTCTCGCGGGTGCGGCCCTGGCCGCCCTCGGCCTGGCGATCCTCGTCGTGGCCGTGCGGGCGGCGCGTGGCGGAGGGGCGGGGGAGGCCGACTGA
- a CDS encoding exodeoxyribonuclease III, giving the protein MAAVSLTVSTVNVNGIRAAVKQRSETNLGFLPWLESSGADVVALQEVRADEDQTRKALAPALDAGWHLIGSASSMKGRAGVALLSRQEPSDVCVGYGDPEFAESGRYIEAVYPGAVDGETVTVASLYLPSGSANTPKQDEKDRFLTTFREFLAERAEHLRARDGHEMIICGDWNIAHREEDLKNHKGNHKSSGFLPHEREWMTDVFADGSGWTDIVRHRRPDEVGPYSWWSQRGKAFDNDAGWRIDYQVVSDGLVDRAVKDWVDRAEAYDMRWSDHAPVTVVYE; this is encoded by the coding sequence ATGGCGGCCGTGAGTCTCACCGTCAGCACTGTCAACGTCAACGGGATCCGCGCCGCCGTCAAGCAGCGCTCGGAGACCAACCTCGGGTTCCTACCCTGGTTGGAGAGCAGCGGGGCGGACGTCGTCGCCCTCCAGGAGGTGCGCGCGGACGAGGATCAGACCCGCAAGGCGCTCGCGCCCGCACTCGACGCGGGGTGGCACCTCATCGGCTCGGCGTCCTCGATGAAGGGCCGCGCCGGGGTGGCGTTGCTGTCCCGTCAGGAGCCCTCCGACGTGTGCGTCGGTTACGGCGACCCCGAGTTCGCCGAGTCCGGCCGCTACATCGAGGCCGTCTATCCCGGCGCGGTCGACGGGGAGACCGTCACCGTGGCCAGCCTGTACCTGCCCTCGGGCTCGGCCAACACTCCCAAGCAGGACGAGAAGGACCGGTTCCTCACGACGTTCCGGGAGTTCCTCGCCGAGCGCGCCGAGCATCTGCGGGCCCGCGACGGGCACGAGATGATCATCTGCGGCGACTGGAACATCGCCCACCGCGAGGAAGACCTGAAGAACCACAAGGGCAACCACAAGAGCTCCGGTTTCCTGCCACACGAGCGGGAGTGGATGACCGACGTGTTCGCCGACGGCAGCGGGTGGACCGACATCGTGCGGCACCGCCGCCCCGACGAGGTGGGCCCGTACTCGTGGTGGAGCCAGCGCGGTAAGGCGTTCGACAACGACGCGGGCTGGCGCATCGACTACCAGGTGGTCTCCGACGGCCTGGTGGACCGCGCCGTCAAGGACTGGGTCGATCGCGCCGAGGCGTACGACATGCGGTGGTCCGACCACGCCCCGGTGACCGTCGTCTACGAGTGA
- a CDS encoding PPOX class F420-dependent oxidoreductase, with the protein MPKYATAEHPDRAGLQEFLRPRHRAVLITRKSSGGLQSSPVTCGVDAEGRLTVATYPQRAKVLNIRRDPAVSVCVLSDEFNGPYVHLDGTGEIIDLPDAVEPLVDYFRSVAGEHDDWDEYRAAMVRQGKCLIRVTIDDWGPIATGGFPPA; encoded by the coding sequence ATGCCGAAGTACGCGACCGCTGAGCACCCTGATCGAGCGGGACTCCAGGAGTTCCTGCGCCCGCGGCACCGCGCCGTCCTCATCACCCGCAAGTCATCGGGGGGCCTGCAGTCCTCGCCGGTCACGTGCGGCGTGGACGCCGAGGGCAGGCTCACAGTGGCGACCTACCCGCAGCGGGCGAAGGTGCTCAACATCCGCCGCGACCCGGCGGTGAGCGTGTGCGTGCTCTCCGACGAGTTCAACGGCCCTTACGTGCACCTCGACGGCACCGGCGAGATCATCGACCTGCCCGACGCGGTCGAGCCACTGGTTGACTACTTCCGCAGCGTCGCCGGCGAACACGACGACTGGGACGAATACCGTGCCGCGATGGTGCGGCAGGGCAAGTGCCTCATCCGCGTGACGATCGACGACTGGGGCCCGATCGCCACGGGTGGCTTCCCGCCGGCCTGA
- a CDS encoding IclR family transcriptional regulator: MSTSSESQAPPNKELVGALLKACSLLDHFGADRPEWTLNELTAVSGMNKTTIHRLMATLIHAGWVDRTGDGAYRVTVRLFEIGSSALAELDLRSAARPHLLALAAGFGDTAYLMVPADEGAVCIDKVDGTGSLVVAGINIGTVLPYHAAAGPVVMLANSPALRDRWVQEGLTRFTSRTMHDPGALAAHLDRVRDAGYSLSESDYLDGVSAVAAPVRDQTGAVVGSISVGGRAENFTGPTLDAKIEQVTRAALRVSSVVQAAAG, encoded by the coding sequence GTGAGCACGTCGTCCGAAAGCCAGGCCCCGCCGAACAAGGAGCTGGTCGGCGCACTACTCAAGGCGTGTAGTCTGCTCGACCACTTCGGCGCCGATCGACCGGAGTGGACCCTCAACGAGCTGACCGCGGTCAGCGGGATGAATAAGACGACCATCCACCGGCTCATGGCCACGCTCATCCACGCCGGGTGGGTCGACCGCACCGGGGACGGCGCCTACCGGGTGACGGTGCGCCTGTTCGAAATCGGGTCGTCGGCCCTGGCCGAGCTGGACCTCCGCTCGGCCGCCCGACCGCACCTGCTCGCTCTGGCGGCCGGGTTCGGTGACACCGCCTATCTCATGGTCCCCGCCGACGAGGGCGCCGTCTGCATCGACAAGGTGGACGGGACGGGAAGTCTCGTCGTCGCCGGCATCAATATCGGCACCGTCCTGCCGTATCACGCGGCCGCCGGCCCGGTGGTCATGCTGGCCAACTCCCCGGCGCTCCGTGACCGCTGGGTCCAAGAGGGACTCACCCGGTTCACTAGCCGCACCATGCACGACCCTGGCGCGCTCGCGGCGCATCTGGACCGGGTCCGCGACGCCGGGTACTCGCTGAGCGAGTCGGACTACTTGGACGGGGTGTCCGCGGTCGCGGCCCCCGTCCGAGACCAGACGGGGGCCGTCGTGGGCTCGATCAGCGTCGGCGGGCGCGCGGAGAACTTCACCGGCCCCACGCTCGACGCCAAGATCGAGCAGGTCACGCGGGCCGCGCTGCGAGTGTCCTCCGTGGTGCAGGCGGCCGCCGGGTAG
- a CDS encoding isocitrate lyase/PEP mutase family protein has protein sequence MSTPTLKDLTSQQLVYAPGVWDGLTARLADQAGFSALCASGFAVSAALGLPDAELYTMSENLAAVRTITAASSLPVVADIDTGYGNAVNAARTATAFVRAGVQGMFMEDQVSPKTCPVCVGDPVELIPVPEATGKIRAVRDAIPDDVLLIARTDAAGDEAIRRAQAYVGAGADMIMPVTKTFSTVEEWQRCHSEVGVPLMATLTASTWTEREFTPEVLEQIGVRLALLPTQVLMAATGAAQTALRRLAAGEPAAQVSADALPHHEFVDVIGFAEVDAMRSEYLPERED, from the coding sequence ATGAGTACCCCCACCCTCAAGGACCTCACCTCGCAGCAGCTCGTCTACGCGCCCGGGGTCTGGGACGGTCTCACCGCCCGACTGGCCGACCAGGCCGGCTTCAGCGCCCTGTGCGCATCCGGCTTCGCGGTCTCCGCGGCATTAGGACTGCCGGACGCCGAGCTGTACACGATGAGTGAGAACCTCGCCGCGGTCCGCACCATCACCGCGGCCTCCTCGCTCCCGGTGGTCGCCGACATCGACACCGGTTACGGCAACGCGGTCAACGCCGCGCGTACGGCAACCGCCTTCGTCCGGGCCGGTGTCCAGGGCATGTTCATGGAGGACCAGGTCTCGCCGAAGACGTGCCCGGTCTGCGTGGGCGACCCCGTCGAGCTGATCCCGGTCCCCGAGGCGACGGGCAAGATCCGCGCCGTCCGAGACGCCATCCCGGACGACGTCCTGCTCATCGCCCGGACCGACGCCGCCGGTGACGAGGCCATCCGGCGCGCCCAGGCGTACGTGGGGGCTGGTGCCGACATGATCATGCCGGTCACCAAGACGTTCTCGACGGTTGAGGAATGGCAACGGTGCCACTCCGAGGTCGGGGTGCCCCTGATGGCCACGCTGACCGCCTCGACCTGGACCGAGCGGGAGTTCACCCCGGAGGTGCTTGAACAGATCGGCGTGCGCCTGGCGCTACTGCCCACCCAGGTCCTCATGGCGGCCACCGGTGCCGCCCAGACCGCGTTGCGCCGCCTGGCTGCTGGAGAGCCCGCGGCGCAGGTTAGCGCCGACGCCCTGCCGCACCATGAGTTCGTCGACGTGATCGGCTTCGCCGAGGTCGACGCCATGCGCAGCGAGTACCTGCCGGAGCGAGAGGACTGA